A region from the Paraburkholderia youngii genome encodes:
- a CDS encoding FAD-binding oxidoreductase: MSKVQSWGRYPYAPQDAHPIAWRDTAAAVWRSVGGAQRTTLAFGNGRSYGDSCLASSGHVVQTLPLDRLILADWQNGVLRAEPGMTLEQILDVAIPRGWMLPVTPGTKYATLGGAIANDVHGKNHHVRGTFGRHVRRFSLLRSDGAQFECTPDLHPEYFAATIGGLGMTGLITWAEIQLMPIKSSMLDVTSIRFANLDEFFALSERLDELHEYSVAWVDCQSRDAALGRGIFMVGDHACEGGLDVERRKTRTVPFTSPIPVFNRLTLHAFNELYYRRQRANAVRSTVSYDSYFYPLDSLLEWNRIYGRSGFQQYQCVMPAPVARDATRAILDAIARSGTGSILAVLKRCGAIESPGLLSFPLEGTSLALDFPQREESNRKLFDRLDAIVRESGGRLYPAKDAHMSGEDFRAAYPQWEQVEALRDPALLSRFWERTTRV, translated from the coding sequence ATGTCCAAGGTTCAATCCTGGGGGCGCTATCCGTACGCGCCGCAAGATGCCCATCCGATCGCCTGGCGCGATACGGCCGCGGCCGTCTGGCGAAGTGTCGGCGGTGCGCAGCGCACGACCCTTGCGTTTGGCAATGGGCGCAGTTACGGCGACAGTTGCCTCGCGTCGTCAGGGCACGTGGTCCAGACGCTGCCGCTGGACCGGCTGATCCTGGCTGACTGGCAAAACGGCGTGTTGCGCGCTGAACCTGGCATGACGCTCGAGCAGATTCTCGACGTGGCGATTCCCCGTGGATGGATGTTGCCGGTGACGCCGGGCACGAAGTACGCGACCTTGGGCGGCGCGATCGCCAACGACGTGCACGGCAAGAATCACCATGTGCGCGGCACGTTTGGCCGGCATGTGCGTCGCTTCTCCTTGCTGCGCAGCGACGGCGCGCAGTTCGAATGTACGCCGGACCTGCACCCTGAGTACTTCGCCGCAACGATTGGCGGCCTTGGCATGACCGGGTTGATCACGTGGGCGGAAATCCAGTTGATGCCGATCAAGTCGAGCATGCTCGACGTGACCAGCATTCGCTTCGCCAATCTCGACGAGTTCTTCGCGCTGTCCGAACGGCTCGACGAACTGCATGAGTACAGCGTGGCGTGGGTGGACTGTCAGAGTCGCGATGCCGCGTTAGGCAGGGGCATTTTCATGGTCGGCGATCACGCTTGCGAAGGCGGACTCGACGTCGAACGCCGCAAGACGCGGACGGTGCCGTTCACGTCGCCGATCCCCGTTTTCAACCGCTTGACGCTGCACGCCTTCAACGAACTGTACTACCGGCGGCAGCGCGCGAACGCGGTTCGCTCGACCGTCAGTTACGACTCGTACTTCTATCCGCTCGACAGCCTGCTTGAATGGAATCGCATCTATGGCCGCTCGGGCTTTCAGCAGTATCAATGCGTGATGCCGGCGCCCGTTGCGCGGGACGCGACGCGGGCCATTCTCGACGCGATTGCCCGCAGCGGCACGGGGTCGATACTTGCCGTGCTCAAGCGCTGCGGCGCCATCGAATCGCCGGGCTTGCTGTCTTTTCCGCTCGAAGGCACGTCGCTCGCGCTCGATTTTCCGCAGCGCGAGGAATCGAATCGCAAGCTCTTCGACCGGCTAGATGCGATCGTGCGCGAGAGCGGCGGCCGTCTGTATCCTGCCAAGGACGCGCATATGTCGGGCGAAGATTTTCGCGCTGCCTATCCGCAGTGGGAACAGGTCGAAGCGCTGCGTGATCCGGCCTTGCTGTCACGCTTTTGGGAACGAACTACTCGAGTATGA
- a CDS encoding SDR family oxidoreductase produces the protein MKNIVIVGATSAIAIACARQWAKQGARFFLVARNMERLQQVADDLKARGAQEVLCQQLDIDQLGEHAAMMQRCSAEFGALDIVLVAPGTLPDQQDCQNDADVAVREFNTNAVSIIALLTRFATVIEQQRRGTIAVISSVAGDRGRQSNYLYGSAKAALSAFCEGLRARLFKAGAHVVTIKPGFVATPMTAGLPLPGPLVATADKVAGDIVRAVEKGRDVIYTPWFWWGIMLIIRSIPGRVFKRLSL, from the coding sequence ATGAAAAACATCGTTATCGTAGGCGCCACTTCGGCGATCGCCATTGCCTGTGCACGGCAATGGGCTAAACAGGGCGCGCGCTTCTTTCTCGTCGCGCGCAACATGGAGCGCCTCCAGCAGGTTGCCGACGACCTGAAGGCGCGTGGTGCACAAGAGGTGCTGTGCCAGCAGTTGGACATCGATCAGCTTGGTGAACATGCCGCCATGATGCAGCGCTGTTCGGCCGAGTTCGGCGCGCTCGACATCGTGCTGGTGGCGCCCGGTACGCTGCCTGACCAGCAGGATTGTCAGAACGATGCCGACGTCGCGGTCCGCGAGTTCAATACCAATGCCGTGTCGATCATCGCGTTGCTGACCCGTTTCGCGACTGTGATCGAGCAGCAGCGGCGCGGCACGATCGCGGTGATATCGTCGGTGGCCGGCGATCGCGGTCGCCAGTCGAATTATCTGTACGGCAGTGCCAAAGCCGCGCTCTCCGCGTTTTGCGAGGGTCTGCGCGCGCGCCTGTTCAAAGCGGGCGCGCATGTGGTGACGATCAAGCCTGGTTTTGTCGCTACGCCAATGACAGCGGGCCTTCCGTTGCCGGGACCGCTTGTTGCTACGGCGGACAAGGTCGCGGGCGATATCGTGCGCGCAGTGGAAAAGGGCAGGGATGTCATTTATACGCCGTGGTTCTGGTGGGGCATCATGCTGATCATTCGCTCCATTCCTGGCCGCGTGTTCAAGCGGCTCTCGTTGTGA
- a CDS encoding zinc-dependent alcohol dehydrogenase, producing MTSTKALEHRAAGASMRAGLQDGVRAMKIGRIPVPDLLPGTVIVKVASVGICGSDLHAYRNVDVHQSFPNGHELSGTVVEIGDGVTNVRVGQRVTTDMVLGTACGKCEYCKLGTPIHCRAREFPFGGGFAEYVRTKEAGVFPLPDAVDDQLGAIVEPVAVGIHGCRKMPIARGSVGVVIGAGTIGLAALAAALDAGSEKVYVVARHAAQARAALAMGAAAILPSDRAEALAVVEQATGGLGAHYAIEAVGGTADTFDFACQFVRPLGHVCVLGAFDHGFRNIEIIKPHIKELTIHLPNCYGYVDGQHDFALAIDLLARKGDTLRAMITHDLSLDDVDEAFRLASDKSSDSIKVQMHT from the coding sequence ATGACTTCGACGAAGGCGCTCGAGCATCGCGCCGCAGGCGCGTCCATGCGAGCCGGCTTGCAAGACGGCGTGCGCGCAATGAAGATCGGCCGCATCCCGGTACCTGATCTGCTACCTGGCACCGTGATCGTCAAGGTGGCGAGCGTCGGCATCTGCGGCAGCGATCTGCACGCCTACCGGAACGTCGACGTGCATCAAAGCTTCCCGAACGGCCACGAACTGAGCGGCACCGTGGTCGAGATCGGCGACGGTGTGACGAACGTGCGCGTCGGCCAGCGCGTGACGACCGACATGGTGTTGGGCACCGCGTGCGGCAAATGCGAGTACTGCAAACTCGGCACGCCGATTCACTGCCGCGCCCGCGAGTTTCCATTCGGCGGCGGCTTTGCCGAGTACGTGCGCACCAAAGAAGCGGGCGTGTTCCCGCTGCCCGATGCCGTCGACGATCAGCTCGGCGCCATCGTCGAGCCGGTGGCGGTTGGCATCCACGGGTGCCGCAAGATGCCGATTGCGCGCGGCTCGGTCGGCGTGGTGATCGGCGCGGGCACGATAGGCCTCGCGGCACTCGCCGCGGCGCTGGACGCCGGCAGCGAAAAAGTCTACGTGGTCGCGAGACACGCGGCTCAGGCGCGCGCGGCGCTGGCAATGGGCGCCGCCGCGATCTTGCCGTCCGATCGCGCCGAAGCGCTCGCCGTGGTCGAGCAGGCAACCGGCGGATTGGGTGCGCACTATGCGATCGAAGCGGTCGGCGGAACGGCCGACACCTTCGACTTCGCCTGTCAGTTCGTGCGCCCGCTCGGCCACGTGTGCGTGCTCGGCGCCTTCGATCACGGCTTCAGGAACATCGAGATCATCAAGCCGCACATCAAGGAACTGACGATTCATCTGCCGAACTGCTACGGCTATGTCGACGGTCAGCACGACTTCGCGCTCGCGATCGATCTGCTGGCGCGCAAGGGCGATACGTTGCGAGCCATGATCACGCACGACCTGAGCCTCGACGACGTCGACGAGGCCTTCCGTCTGGCCAGCGACAAGAGTTCGGACTCGATCAAGGTGCAGATGCATACCTGA
- a CDS encoding glycosyltransferase family 4 protein, with the protein MHFKILLTTHSTAFMTSGGGESELVQVAELLNDSDVQADIYGIRSRPLRFYDAVMHFSVHADGEAIVRETVNQGKKLFLWPNVWWLNAPDPAEISRIEAFVQRAERLLFKSATELAHFNTYITVDPGKSVVVGSGISDRFLLPADKDLLPTVCDVSDYVLCLGLIEPIKNQLELIRALNELEINGLMVGGFRDEEYYRQCVREAHRGIHFLPFIQPCSALLRSAIASALVVAEPSFDPPGRSCLEGAFVKKPLVMVDGDWQREHFDDNVWYAASTRAPDIVPALQGALTDPARDEKIERNYQRVYARHSSSTVAADLIRHLIDAGLTNY; encoded by the coding sequence ATGCATTTCAAAATTCTCCTGACTACTCACAGTACCGCGTTCATGACGAGCGGTGGTGGTGAGTCGGAACTCGTGCAGGTCGCCGAACTTCTGAACGATTCGGACGTACAGGCCGACATTTACGGCATTCGCAGCCGCCCCCTACGCTTTTACGACGCGGTGATGCATTTCTCCGTCCATGCGGACGGCGAAGCGATCGTTCGCGAAACGGTGAATCAAGGCAAGAAGCTGTTCCTGTGGCCGAACGTCTGGTGGTTGAACGCGCCCGACCCGGCGGAAATCAGCCGCATCGAGGCGTTCGTGCAGCGTGCAGAGCGGCTGCTGTTCAAGTCCGCCACCGAGCTCGCGCACTTCAACACATACATCACGGTCGATCCAGGCAAATCCGTGGTGGTGGGCTCCGGCATATCCGACCGGTTCCTGCTGCCCGCCGACAAGGACTTGCTCCCGACGGTCTGCGACGTCTCAGACTACGTGCTGTGCCTCGGCCTGATCGAGCCGATCAAGAATCAGCTCGAACTGATCCGCGCGCTGAACGAGCTCGAGATCAACGGCTTGATGGTCGGCGGTTTCAGGGACGAGGAGTACTACCGGCAGTGCGTTCGCGAAGCGCATCGCGGCATTCATTTCCTGCCGTTCATCCAGCCGTGCAGCGCGCTGTTGCGCTCCGCGATCGCGAGCGCGCTGGTGGTGGCGGAGCCGAGCTTCGATCCACCCGGCCGCTCGTGTCTCGAAGGCGCGTTCGTGAAGAAGCCGCTCGTCATGGTTGATGGGGATTGGCAGCGCGAGCACTTCGACGACAATGTCTGGTATGCGGCGTCCACCCGCGCGCCGGACATCGTTCCCGCCCTTCAGGGTGCCCTGACCGACCCGGCCAGGGACGAAAAGATTGAACGTAACTACCAACGCGTCTATGCACGGCACTCGTCGAGCACGGTAGCAGCAGACCTAATCAGACACCTGATCGATGCCGGCCTCACAAATTACTAA
- a CDS encoding glycosyltransferase has product MNSRTIGARFAPLLSYMQRHQLIEWEQISEADVGVSHLHRFDVVLFNKHVSNLSLKIMRMANELGLHTIYDLDDWLLDLPSWSVLEMNEDVLYNVLAMIREASAATASNALLQERMRKVRRSDDVLIIPNGFDDQAFDLSPELWTEAQPPKIIFSNLDGIKLVSFRKEFFGTLRSFLARHENVTIDFWGDPFPELNTIPRMTHRGSRGNLEYKKAIRDEGYTFAIVPLGAEEDPETLFFNSCKSPIKYADYGSLGIPSIYSDCPTYRENVKHRETGYIASNTAESWARALEDMLGDAQLRQSIRRNAYADVFDRFSVRRISSMFLKALPGPKSQSS; this is encoded by the coding sequence ATGAATTCACGCACCATCGGCGCACGCTTCGCACCTTTGCTTTCGTATATGCAGCGCCATCAACTGATCGAGTGGGAGCAGATCTCGGAAGCGGACGTTGGCGTCAGCCATCTGCATCGCTTCGACGTCGTGCTGTTCAACAAGCACGTGTCGAACCTGTCGCTGAAGATCATGCGGATGGCGAACGAACTCGGTCTTCATACGATTTACGATCTCGACGACTGGCTGCTCGATCTGCCGTCGTGGAGCGTGCTGGAAATGAACGAGGACGTGCTCTACAACGTGCTCGCGATGATTCGCGAAGCGAGCGCGGCCACGGCGTCGAACGCGCTGTTGCAGGAGCGCATGCGCAAAGTGCGGCGCTCCGACGACGTGCTGATCATCCCGAACGGGTTCGACGATCAGGCGTTCGACCTGTCGCCGGAACTGTGGACCGAAGCGCAGCCGCCCAAGATCATCTTCTCCAATCTCGACGGCATCAAGCTCGTGAGCTTTCGCAAGGAGTTTTTCGGCACCTTGCGCAGTTTTCTCGCGCGTCACGAAAACGTGACGATCGACTTCTGGGGCGATCCGTTTCCGGAGCTCAATACGATTCCTCGTATGACCCATCGCGGCAGCCGCGGCAACCTCGAATACAAGAAGGCCATTCGCGACGAAGGCTACACGTTCGCGATCGTGCCGCTCGGCGCCGAAGAGGATCCGGAGACGCTGTTTTTCAACTCGTGCAAGTCGCCGATCAAATACGCGGACTACGGCAGCCTCGGCATCCCGAGCATCTATTCCGATTGCCCGACCTACCGCGAGAACGTCAAGCATCGTGAGACCGGATACATTGCGTCGAACACGGCCGAGAGCTGGGCACGAGCGCTGGAGGACATGCTTGGCGACGCGCAGCTTCGCCAGTCGATCCGCCGCAACGCCTACGCCGACGTATTCGACCGTTTCAGCGTGCGACGCATTTCGTCGATGTTCCTGAAGGCCTTGCCCGGCCCCAAGTCCCAAAGCAGCTAA
- a CDS encoding histidine phosphatase family protein, producing MDLLLIRHGQSHANVAGLLNSTEQDELTEHGLQQAAKLRTLMESHGFVPDRVFSSPWRRALQTTEVLFKDSSDWTVDARLGETNAGRFATWKAEDFRLAFPDWGKHLSDRYEGGESHLELATRSVNWLEEEVLRYAEQPGLIAAVCHAGPISVISQYLLNVPLSRFPNVLVPNASLTLFRRNVHTGNFYLQIAGLS from the coding sequence ATGGATCTTCTTCTGATTCGCCACGGCCAGTCGCATGCGAACGTGGCCGGCCTGTTGAACTCGACCGAACAGGACGAGTTGACCGAACATGGCCTGCAGCAGGCCGCGAAGCTGCGCACGCTGATGGAAAGCCACGGCTTCGTGCCCGACCGGGTTTTTTCGAGCCCGTGGCGGCGTGCGTTGCAGACCACTGAAGTGCTGTTCAAGGACAGCAGCGACTGGACCGTCGACGCCCGTCTCGGCGAAACCAACGCAGGGCGCTTCGCGACCTGGAAGGCCGAGGATTTTCGTCTGGCGTTTCCCGACTGGGGCAAACATCTGTCGGACCGATACGAGGGCGGCGAGTCGCATCTCGAACTGGCTACGCGTTCGGTGAACTGGCTCGAGGAGGAGGTGCTGCGGTATGCGGAGCAGCCCGGCCTGATCGCCGCGGTGTGCCACGCGGGACCGATCTCGGTGATCTCGCAATACCTGCTGAACGTGCCGTTGTCCCGATTTCCCAACGTGCTGGTACCGAACGCATCGCTCACGCTGTTCCGGCGCAACGTGCATACCGGAAACTTTTATCTGCAGATTGCAGGGCTGTCATGA
- a CDS encoding GtrA family protein: MSASRLVIFYAMFAAISIAANIGLQKLSLITYSGAFSVPLSVVVGTGGGLVVKFLLDKLWIFRYQHRDLSHGIQSFLLYTVMGLATTAIFWGFEFGADSIYHSEPARFTGGVIGLVIGYVVKYRLDKKFVFA; this comes from the coding sequence ATGAGCGCTTCGCGCCTCGTGATCTTTTACGCGATGTTCGCGGCGATTTCGATCGCCGCGAACATCGGTCTTCAGAAGCTCTCGCTGATCACCTATTCGGGAGCGTTCAGCGTGCCGCTGTCCGTGGTCGTCGGAACGGGTGGCGGGCTGGTGGTGAAGTTCCTGCTCGACAAGCTGTGGATCTTTCGATACCAGCATCGCGATCTATCGCACGGCATACAGAGTTTTCTGCTGTACACGGTGATGGGGCTCGCCACTACCGCGATTTTCTGGGGCTTCGAATTCGGCGCGGACTCGATCTATCATTCCGAGCCTGCCCGGTTTACGGGAGGCGTGATTGGCCTCGTGATTGGTTACGTCGTCAAATACCGGCTCGACAAGAAGTTCGTTTTTGCCTGA
- a CDS encoding class I SAM-dependent methyltransferase, whose protein sequence is MSASPELLDSLAAQHPEIAELIAERNKYRDALQVNIPHFSNLGDVPPGHYYSPIPSIPDIKQDEARLFGNVSRTLPGIEFNEDAQVRLVEAFADKYYGQMPFEPHKKDGLRFYFENVMFSYGDATSLYCMIRHLRPRRIVEIGSGFSSAVSLDTNDLFFDGQIQCTFVEPNNERLLSLLTEKDKVTSKIVKSLAQDVDLSVFAELEANDILFVDSSHVSKIGSDVNRIVFEILPILAPGVHVHFHDVFLPLEYPPQWIYEGRAWNEAYLLRAFLQYNSAFEVVLMNTFMGHFHADLMNARMPLFMRNPGASFWIRKTR, encoded by the coding sequence ATGTCGGCATCGCCTGAACTTCTCGATTCACTTGCCGCGCAGCATCCCGAGATTGCTGAACTGATCGCTGAACGGAACAAGTATCGCGACGCGCTTCAGGTCAACATTCCGCACTTTTCGAATCTCGGCGACGTGCCTCCGGGCCACTACTATTCGCCGATCCCGTCGATTCCCGACATCAAGCAGGACGAAGCAAGGCTGTTCGGCAACGTCTCGCGCACGCTGCCCGGCATCGAGTTCAACGAAGACGCGCAGGTGCGGCTCGTCGAGGCATTTGCCGACAAGTACTACGGCCAGATGCCGTTCGAGCCGCACAAGAAAGACGGCTTGCGCTTCTACTTCGAGAACGTGATGTTCTCGTATGGCGACGCGACGTCGCTGTACTGCATGATTCGCCACCTGCGACCGCGCCGCATCGTCGAGATCGGCTCGGGATTCTCGTCCGCCGTTTCGCTCGATACCAACGACCTGTTCTTCGACGGGCAGATCCAGTGCACGTTCGTCGAACCGAACAACGAACGCTTGCTGTCGTTGCTGACCGAGAAGGACAAGGTCACCTCGAAGATCGTCAAGTCGCTCGCGCAGGACGTCGACCTGTCGGTATTCGCGGAACTCGAAGCGAACGACATCCTGTTCGTCGACTCGTCGCACGTGAGCAAGATCGGCAGCGATGTGAACCGCATCGTCTTCGAGATACTGCCGATCCTCGCGCCCGGCGTGCACGTGCACTTCCACGATGTGTTCCTGCCGCTCGAATACCCGCCGCAGTGGATCTACGAAGGCCGCGCGTGGAACGAAGCCTATCTGCTGCGCGCCTTCCTCCAGTACAACAGCGCGTTCGAAGTTGTCCTGATGAATACCTTCATGGGACACTTCCACGCGGATCTGATGAACGCACGGATGCCGCTCTTCATGCGCAATCCCGGCGCGAGCTTCTGGATTCGAAAGACTCGTTAG
- a CDS encoding glycosyltransferase: MTLRVCAPDIFSGDAVGNHCIGFVRMAERLGMRAELYASGFEEGTNGVRPLDALFEEVTRDDVVLLSYSIYDPYLERILALDCRKICYVHGVTDPQLLRALEPRTAQLCEKALVQLPLLARADTVVANSRSTAASLAGIVAAHAIKVVPPIFPDMYVFRRERPRKGRKRPEPNLLMVGRVVPHKRIEDGIEILSLLKQRGFGATLSIVGSTPNYDYLKFLINHARRLGVLEQVDFKGMLDDADLFECYESAHALLAMSRHEGFCVPVLEAMHYGKPVFVRGGTAAQEICPPDCVFDANAELAAWIPVITQRLGQTNGRSPIDTAFVKHADGVLQRASDEVWRNVFISAGVGIAAASTHARAGTATVSAEKR; encoded by the coding sequence ATGACGCTGAGGGTATGTGCTCCGGACATTTTCTCAGGCGATGCGGTGGGTAACCACTGCATCGGTTTCGTACGCATGGCTGAGCGTCTCGGCATGAGGGCCGAGCTGTATGCGAGCGGTTTCGAGGAGGGAACAAATGGAGTGCGCCCGCTCGACGCATTGTTCGAAGAGGTCACTCGCGACGATGTGGTCCTGCTGAGTTACTCGATCTACGATCCGTACCTCGAACGGATACTCGCCCTCGACTGCAGGAAGATCTGCTACGTCCACGGCGTGACGGACCCGCAGTTGCTGCGCGCGCTGGAACCGCGCACCGCGCAGTTGTGCGAGAAGGCACTCGTGCAATTGCCGCTGCTCGCGCGCGCCGACACCGTCGTCGCGAATTCGCGCAGCACGGCGGCGAGCCTCGCCGGCATCGTCGCGGCGCACGCCATCAAGGTCGTGCCGCCGATCTTTCCCGATATGTACGTGTTCCGGCGCGAACGGCCGCGCAAGGGCCGCAAGCGCCCTGAGCCCAACCTGCTGATGGTGGGCCGCGTGGTGCCGCATAAACGCATCGAGGACGGCATCGAGATTCTGTCGCTGCTGAAGCAGCGTGGTTTCGGCGCGACGCTGAGCATCGTCGGCAGCACGCCGAACTACGATTACCTGAAATTTCTGATCAATCACGCGCGGCGTCTCGGCGTGCTCGAGCAGGTCGACTTCAAGGGCATGCTCGACGACGCCGATCTGTTCGAGTGCTACGAATCCGCCCACGCGCTGCTTGCGATGAGCCGCCACGAAGGCTTCTGTGTGCCGGTGCTCGAAGCGATGCATTACGGCAAGCCCGTATTCGTGCGCGGCGGTACGGCCGCTCAGGAGATTTGCCCGCCCGACTGCGTGTTCGACGCCAATGCCGAACTCGCCGCCTGGATACCGGTGATCACGCAGCGCCTCGGCCAGACCAACGGCCGCAGTCCGATCGACACGGCCTTCGTCAAGCACGCCGACGGCGTCCTGCAACGTGCCAGCGACGAGGTATGGCGCAACGTTTTCATCAGCGCCGGTGTCGGCATCGCGGCCGCGTCAACGCATGCGCGCGCGGGTACGGCGACCGTTTCCGCTGAGAAGAGATAG
- a CDS encoding class I SAM-dependent methyltransferase, with protein MAKEDNAPSIDEIRDKRRCRLLKGLNVNDSVGVEIGPLCWPLVRRSDGGEIIYVDHTDTPHLREKYKDDPHLNVNEIVDVDAVWGRNTLHEAIKGRYVDYVVASHVVEHVPDLVTWLRELATVLKRTGEVRLAVPDRRYTFDYFRRESRLPEVLASYISRARIPQPYSLLDHCLSAADISTLEAWQKQIDPRSVKRLHTWQGALHIARDAFENGTYHDVHCWVFTPRSFAKLIAELCEMELIDFACEDFNDTLHNDIEFSVVMRRSRDRGYIADSWRRMERMANDATPAVPFWRTHRKLKELCAEPGAGKSTPRVSGQPSELDPDVAVELPPSFNEQEYLAVNTDVAAAGVNAGQHYLQHGWREGRALRPAPAATQAAPVAVAVETR; from the coding sequence ATGGCGAAGGAAGACAATGCTCCAAGCATCGACGAAATTCGAGATAAGCGGCGCTGCCGTTTGCTGAAAGGACTGAACGTCAACGACAGCGTCGGCGTGGAAATCGGCCCGCTTTGCTGGCCTCTCGTACGACGCAGCGACGGCGGCGAAATCATTTACGTGGACCATACGGACACGCCGCACCTGCGGGAGAAGTACAAGGACGATCCTCATCTCAACGTCAATGAGATCGTCGATGTCGACGCCGTGTGGGGGCGCAATACATTGCATGAAGCGATCAAAGGCCGCTATGTCGACTACGTGGTGGCCTCTCACGTTGTCGAACATGTTCCTGATCTCGTGACGTGGCTAAGAGAACTGGCCACGGTCCTCAAGCGGACCGGCGAAGTTCGGCTCGCCGTGCCCGACCGGCGCTACACTTTCGATTACTTCCGCCGCGAAAGCCGGCTGCCCGAAGTGCTGGCAAGCTATATATCCCGTGCCCGGATACCGCAGCCCTACTCGCTGCTGGATCACTGCCTGTCCGCCGCCGATATCTCGACGTTGGAAGCATGGCAAAAACAGATCGACCCGCGTTCGGTCAAGCGGCTCCATACATGGCAGGGCGCGCTGCATATCGCACGCGACGCCTTCGAGAACGGCACCTATCACGACGTTCACTGCTGGGTTTTCACGCCGCGCTCGTTTGCAAAGCTGATCGCCGAGCTTTGCGAAATGGAGCTGATCGATTTCGCTTGTGAAGATTTCAACGACACGCTGCACAACGATATCGAGTTTTCTGTCGTGATGAGGCGCTCGCGCGATCGCGGATATATTGCCGACAGCTGGCGCCGAATGGAGCGCATGGCTAACGACGCAACACCGGCCGTGCCGTTCTGGCGCACGCACCGCAAACTGAAGGAACTATGCGCCGAACCCGGCGCCGGCAAGAGCACGCCGCGCGTGAGCGGACAGCCCAGCGAACTGGACCCGGACGTAGCGGTCGAATTGCCCCCGAGCTTCAATGAACAGGAATATCTCGCCGTCAATACGGACGTGGCGGCGGCGGGAGTGAACGCGGGTCAGCATTACCTGCAACATGGGTGGCGGGAAGGGCGGGCCTTGCGCCCGGCCCCCGCGGCGACCCAGGCTGCGCCAGTTGCGGTCGCCGTTGAAACGAGGTAA